The genomic segment CATAGCCACTAAATCAATTCCAATAGTATCATGCTGATCCATCATAAAGGCTACTTTTAACTTGGTACCTACTCCATCGGTACCTGCAACAAAGACGGGTTCTTCATACTCAGTAAGATCCGGAGCAAATAAGGCTCCAAAACTGCCGAGCCCGGTCAATACTTCCGGCCCAAAAGTAGATTCCACATGTTGACCAATTTTATCTACTGCTTCTTCACCGGCATCGATATCGACACCGGCATCCTCATAAGAAAGTCCCATTCTTCCACCTCCAGTCATTACTTCTCCAAAGCAAACTTATCTGTTCCAATCTCAATCTGATACTCACCATCAAAACAGGCAGTACAGAAACCATACCCATTGGTATTAATCGAATCTAATAGCCCTTCCTGGCTTAGATAATGGAGTGAATCAGCCCCGATATGCTGACAGATACCTTCGATATCCTTCTGGGCAGCAATTAACTCCTTACGCCGTGATGTATCCATGCCGTAATAACAGGGATAAGCTACTGGCGGCGAAGAAATAGCCATATGGACTTCTTTAGCCCCAATGGATCTAACTCTGCGGATAATCTGTTTACTGGTAGTTCCCCGCACAATTGAATCATCTATTAGGATTACCTTTTTATCCTTAATTATTTCTTTGATCGGATTTAATTTTAATCTCACCTTTAGGTCTCTGATCTCCTGAGTCGGCTGAATAAAAGTCCGACCGACATACTTATTTCGCAGTATCCCCTGCTGATAAGGAATTCCGGACTCCTCCGAAAATCCTAAGGCTGAAGGAATTCCTGAACTAGGCACTGGAATTACTAAATCAGCATCTACATCCATCTCACGGGCTAACTGCTTTCCCATTTCCCGACGGGCTAAGTGAACATTCTGACCGCCAATATTACTATCAGGGCGGGCAAAGTAAATAAATTCAAAAACACAGAAAGTATGCGGTTTACGCTCAGTATAATGTAAACTTTCAATTCCATCTTCATTGATAACTATCATTTCACCAGGTTCAATATCTCTGATAAATTCTGCTCCAATAATATCAAAAGCACAGGTTTCTGAAGCAATAATATAGGTATCACCTTTACGCCCTAAAGATAAAGGTCTAAAGCCATAAGGATCTCTGGCAGCAATTAAGCTCTCCTCTGTCATAGCCACCAGGCTAAAAGCCCCCTTGATCTGCTGTAGGCTATGAGTAATAGCCTCAATAACATCATCTTTAAAAGACCGGGCCACTAAATGAGCAATAACTTCTGTATCCAGTGTTGAATGAAAGATTGAACCTTGGCTTTCTAAATTATGTCTTATTTCAGCACTATTAACTAAGTTCCCATTATGGGCTAATGATAAATCACCTTTGCTGGAATTAACTAATAAAGGCTGAGCATTAGTCAACAGACTAGAACCGGTCGTAGAATAACGAACATGACCAATAGTAATCTCTCCTGTCAGATCCGTCAATATATCTTCATTAAAGATATTAGTCACTAATCCCATATCTTTATGAACTCTTAATTTTCCATCGTCATTAACACAAATACCGGCACTCTCCTGGCCGCGATGCTGTAGAGCATGAAGCCCCAGATAAGTAAGATTGGCTACATCACACTTACCATCGGTTGCATAGATACCAAAAACTCCACATTCTTCCTCCATTTTATCACTTAAGCCTCGATTCTGTCTGCAATACTTCTCTGCCATCTCTCTTTCATCTCCCCAATTTTGAGATTAACAGCATTATTGATTGCTAATCTATCGCCTGTTACTTGTCCTAACTCTGTCACAGGAACATCATAATCTGCTGCTATCTCATTTATTTCAGCTACATCCTCTTTAGTTGCTGAAATAAGAATTCTACTCTGTGATTCAGAGAAAAGAAGCTCTGCTGTCGATAACTCACTTTCTACTTCAATCTCTGCACCTATCTCTCCAGCAATACAGCTTTCGGCTACTGCTACAGCTAATCCGCCGTCAGCACAGTCATGGGCTGACTTAACAAGATCATCTTTAATAGCCTGTAGACAGGTCTGCTGGACACTCTTTTCTAACTCAAGATCAAGTTCCGGAACTCTACCTTTCTCTAAATTATGAATCGCATTCAAATACTCACTGGCTCCTAATTCAGCCTTAGTCTCTCCTAAAAGTAGGATGACATCTCCTTCATCTTTAAAGTCAGCCGTTGTAGCCTGATCTAAATCCTCAAGTAAGCCTACCATCCCAACAATCGGTGTCGGATAAACTGCTGCTGTAGGACTCTCATTATAGAAACTTACATTACCTCCAGTTACTGGAGTATCCAGGGCTAGACAGGCTTCACTGATTCCTGCAATACATTCTTCAAACTGCCAGAAGATCTCCGGCTTCATTGGATTACCAAAGTTCAAACCGTCGGTAATAGCAATCGGTTCTCCTCCGGCACAGATTATATTGCGGGCTGCTTCAGCCACTGCAATACTGCCGCCGCGCTCAGGATCAAGATAACAATAGCGGCCGTTACAGTCAGTAGTAACAGCTAAACCTTTCCCGGTTCCCTTCACTCTCAATACCGCTGCATCAGAACCGGGTAGGACAACAGTATTAGTCCGTACCATATGATCATACTGTTCATAGACCCATTCTTTGCTAGCAATATTCGGTGCTACAAGAATATCTAATAGAGTTTCATTGAAATCTGCCGGTTCATTAAGCTCACTTACATTGAAGTCCTGTACCTCATCTAAATACTCTGGACGTTTAGATTCTCTATTATATTCTGGAGCATCATCGGCTAGGGAACTGGCCGGTACTTCAGCTAATACTTCATCTTGATTCTTTACTCTAAGCATTCCGTCATCGGTTACTTGACCGATTACCTCAGCATGTAGTCCCCACTTAGCAAAGATCTCTTCTACTAAGTCCTCTTTGCCCTTCTTCGGTACTACCAACATCCGCTCCTGCGATTCAGATAACATTACTTCATAAGACGTCATTCCAGTAGCCCGCTTAGGCACTAGATCAATATCCAGTTCAATTCCGGCTCCGCCGCGGCTGGCCATCTCACAAGAAGAGCTAGTCAGTCCGGCAGCACCCATATCCTGAATTCCGACTAAAGAGCCGGTCTTAATTAATTCTAAACAAGCCTCTAACAATAACTTCTCCATAAAGGGGTCTCCTACCTGAACAGCCGGTCGGTCTTCTTCGGAATCCTCAGTCAACTCATCAGAAGCAAAGCTGGCTCCCTGAATCCCATCTCTACCAGTGGCAGCACCAACTACCATTACTGGATTACCAACACCTTTAGCAGTTCCCGTAGAAATATCCTCATGATCCATAATTCCAACACACATAGCATTAACTAACGGATTCTCCTGGTAAGAATCAGAGAAATAGACTTCTCCTCCGACAGTAGGAATTCCGATACAGTTACCGTAACCGGCAATTCCAGAAACTACTCCATCCAGCAAGAACTTAACGCGGTCATTATCTAAATCTCCAAACCGAAGAGAATTCAGACAAGCTATCGGTCTGGCACCCATAGTAAAGATATCACGAATAATACCGCCTATTCCGGTAGCAGCTCCTTCATAAGGCTCAATTGCTGATGGATGATTATGGCTTTCAATCTTAAAGGAAACAGCCTGCTTATCACCAATATCAATAATACCGGCATTCTCACCTGGCCCCTGTAAGACCCGTTCACCTTCCGTCGGTAAGTTTCTAAGAACAGCTTTGGAATTCTTATAGCTGCAGTGTTCCGACCACATTACCCCATACATACCTAATTCAGTCCGATTGGGCTCTCTACCTAAAATATCAATAATCATTTCATATTCTGTTTCAGTTAATCCTTCATGTTCCCAGGGTTTATCGACCATTCTTTTCACCTCTCTTAATTACATACTCTACAATAGAAGAAAAGATCTTATAGCCGTCCTCAGAACCATTGCCCAAAATAGATTCTGAACAGCGCTCTGGATGAGGCATTAAACCGAATACATTCTTTTTTTGATTACAGATTCCGGCTATATCGGCTACAGAACCATTTGGGTTCTCATTACTATATTTAATTACTATCTGATCATTATCAATTAACTTCTGCAGACCAGCTTCATCAATATGATAATTACCTTCGCCGTGGGCTACAGGAACATTTAAGACTTCACCTTCACTACATTGATTAGTAAAAGGAGTCTCTGCATTGATAACCTCCAGATCAATATACTTACAGGCAAACTTCAAACTATTATTGATCTTCATTGCTCCCGGCAGTAAGCCAGCCTCTAATAAAATCTGGAATCCGTTACAGATACCGATTACTAAACCGCCATTTTCTGCATACTCAATTACTGACTCCATCATCGGTGAAAAACGGGCAATAGCACCAGTTCTTAGATAATCACCATAGGAGAAGCCGCCGGGTAGAATAATGCAATCATATTCCGATAAATCCGCTGTATCATCATGCCATAACATATCAGTAGATTCACCTAAAACTTCATGGGCTACATGGTAACAGTCCTGGTCACAGTTGGAGCCAGGAAAGGTTACGACTGCAAATTTCATACTATCCCTCCAACTCTTCAATTTCAAAAGTATAATCCTCAATTACTGGATTGGCCAACAGCCGCTGACACATCTCATCTACCTGCTTGCTAGCTTCTTCCTTTGACGGTAGATCCTCTAATTCTAATTCTATATGCTTTCCTACCTGAACTTCAGATACGTTATTATAATCTAACTTCTCTAAACCACCCTCTACAGCCTGTCCTTGCGGGTCTAAAATGCTCTCCTTTAATAAAATTTTAATCTCTACTTTCCAATCCATTTTACTGCCCCCTCTATTCAAATTATGACTTCAGCCTCTTCAAAATTTCCTGATAAGCACCTTCAACTTCGCCTAGGTCTCTGCGGAACCGATCCTTATCCAGCTTCTTTTGAGTATCACTATCCCAGAAGCGGCAGGTATCAGGTGAAATCTCGTCACCGAGATAGATCTTACCGTCAGCTACACCTGTCCCAAACTCCAGCTTAAAGTCAACTAAGTTAATATTCCTCTCAGCCAAAAAGTCAACTAAAACTTCATTGATTTCAAATGCTAACTCCTTGATTTCTTCTAATTCCTCTTTTTTAGCCAGTTCTTCAGCCTGAATATGATACTCATTAATCAATGGATCCCCTAAATCGTCATCCTTATAATAAAATTCTAACACCGGCTGGTCCAATTTAGTTCCTTCTTCTAAACCTAGACGTTTGGCCAGACTGCCGGCTGCTATATTTCTCATTACCACTTCAACCGGAATAATCTCCAACTTCTTAACTAAGACATCCGTTTCATTTAACTGTTTAACCAAATGAGTCGGAATTCCCTTCTTATCTAATAATTCAAAGAAGATAGTAGAAATCTCTGCATTAAACTCGCCCTTTTCAGCAATCTGGCCCTGCTTTTGACCGTCAAAGGCTGTTGCATCATCCTTATACTCAACAATCACCTTATCCTCATCTTCTGTAGAATAGACTTTCTTAGCCTTTCCTTCATAAATCATTTCTAATTTTTTCATTAGTATTTCCTCCTTATTCCCTTCTGAAGATTAATTAATATCCAGCTTCTCCTTCCAGTGCTGTACAACCTTCTCCGTCTTCTCACTGGCCAAACCGGTATACTGTTCAGGATTAATCAGTAACTTCTTCTGCTTATCACTTAGCTGTTCCCAATAAGGCTTCAGTTCATCCTTCTGTTGAATCAACTCCCGCAGTGTCTGACCGGTCTCATCGGCTTCTAAAGTCAACTTCCGTACTGCTTCATGGGCATCAGGATGGCCTAAAGAAGCAAGTAAGATATAGAGCGGTTCTGCCACTATCAACTCCTTGCTTTGATTAAAGTTCTCCTCCATTCGCTGCTGATCAACTACTAACTTTTCACAGGTTCTGATTAA from the Acetohalobium arabaticum DSM 5501 genome contains:
- the purF gene encoding amidophosphoribosyltransferase; translation: MAEKYCRQNRGLSDKMEEECGVFGIYATDGKCDVANLTYLGLHALQHRGQESAGICVNDDGKLRVHKDMGLVTNIFNEDILTDLTGEITIGHVRYSTTGSSLLTNAQPLLVNSSKGDLSLAHNGNLVNSAEIRHNLESQGSIFHSTLDTEVIAHLVARSFKDDVIEAITHSLQQIKGAFSLVAMTEESLIAARDPYGFRPLSLGRKGDTYIIASETCAFDIIGAEFIRDIEPGEMIVINEDGIESLHYTERKPHTFCVFEFIYFARPDSNIGGQNVHLARREMGKQLAREMDVDADLVIPVPSSGIPSALGFSEESGIPYQQGILRNKYVGRTFIQPTQEIRDLKVRLKLNPIKEIIKDKKVILIDDSIVRGTTSKQIIRRVRSIGAKEVHMAISSPPVAYPCYYGMDTSRRKELIAAQKDIEGICQHIGADSLHYLSQEGLLDSINTNGYGFCTACFDGEYQIEIGTDKFALEK
- the purL gene encoding phosphoribosylformylglycinamidine synthase subunit PurL, which gives rise to MVDKPWEHEGLTETEYEMIIDILGREPNRTELGMYGVMWSEHCSYKNSKAVLRNLPTEGERVLQGPGENAGIIDIGDKQAVSFKIESHNHPSAIEPYEGAATGIGGIIRDIFTMGARPIACLNSLRFGDLDNDRVKFLLDGVVSGIAGYGNCIGIPTVGGEVYFSDSYQENPLVNAMCVGIMDHEDISTGTAKGVGNPVMVVGAATGRDGIQGASFASDELTEDSEEDRPAVQVGDPFMEKLLLEACLELIKTGSLVGIQDMGAAGLTSSSCEMASRGGAGIELDIDLVPKRATGMTSYEVMLSESQERMLVVPKKGKEDLVEEIFAKWGLHAEVIGQVTDDGMLRVKNQDEVLAEVPASSLADDAPEYNRESKRPEYLDEVQDFNVSELNEPADFNETLLDILVAPNIASKEWVYEQYDHMVRTNTVVLPGSDAAVLRVKGTGKGLAVTTDCNGRYCYLDPERGGSIAVAEAARNIICAGGEPIAITDGLNFGNPMKPEIFWQFEECIAGISEACLALDTPVTGGNVSFYNESPTAAVYPTPIVGMVGLLEDLDQATTADFKDEGDVILLLGETKAELGASEYLNAIHNLEKGRVPELDLELEKSVQQTCLQAIKDDLVKSAHDCADGGLAVAVAESCIAGEIGAEIEVESELSTAELLFSESQSRILISATKEDVAEINEIAADYDVPVTELGQVTGDRLAINNAVNLKIGEMKERWQRSIADRIEA
- the purQ gene encoding phosphoribosylformylglycinamidine synthase subunit PurQ, which codes for MKFAVVTFPGSNCDQDCYHVAHEVLGESTDMLWHDDTADLSEYDCIILPGGFSYGDYLRTGAIARFSPMMESVIEYAENGGLVIGICNGFQILLEAGLLPGAMKINNSLKFACKYIDLEVINAETPFTNQCSEGEVLNVPVAHGEGNYHIDEAGLQKLIDNDQIVIKYSNENPNGSVADIAGICNQKKNVFGLMPHPERCSESILGNGSEDGYKIFSSIVEYVIKRGEKNGR
- the purS gene encoding phosphoribosylformylglycinamidine synthase subunit PurS, with the protein product MDWKVEIKILLKESILDPQGQAVEGGLEKLDYNNVSEVQVGKHIELELEDLPSKEEASKQVDEMCQRLLANPVIEDYTFEIEELEG
- the purC gene encoding phosphoribosylaminoimidazolesuccinocarboxamide synthase, which translates into the protein MKKLEMIYEGKAKKVYSTEDEDKVIVEYKDDATAFDGQKQGQIAEKGEFNAEISTIFFELLDKKGIPTHLVKQLNETDVLVKKLEIIPVEVVMRNIAAGSLAKRLGLEEGTKLDQPVLEFYYKDDDLGDPLINEYHIQAEELAKKEELEEIKELAFEINEVLVDFLAERNINLVDFKLEFGTGVADGKIYLGDEISPDTCRFWDSDTQKKLDKDRFRRDLGEVEGAYQEILKRLKS